GAACGGCATTCGGTGTAACTGCAGGAGTAGGTCTGGGGAAGCTAGAATTTGTCTCCCACGAACCTTAGTATTCTGGTCTTGCGGTACTCCCATGACTCTCCAGTAGGATGGCATTTAAGTCTTTATAAAATCTTAGAGAAGATCAAGGAGCAGCTGACCTGGCCAACTCTTTATAAAGGCATTAGAGGTTTAGTCAAAAAATGCCGAGACTGTAAGAAGGGAAAACCAAGTAACTCCCTGGCGAGGGGATTGCTGCAGTCAGAACGTGAAGAACAGATTGTCTGTTGAGTATGTGGGCCCACTTACCCGGAGGCAATTCTTATATTCCTGTAGTGGTGAACGCTTTCTGCAGGTCAGTTTGGTTGATACCTAGCCGGGGTTTGACTGCTCTTATCACCATCTCTCATCTTACTAATACATTTCGGTGGTTCGGGCCACCACGGGCGTTGGTTACGGATAACGCTCCTGGCAAAGTCGTTTAGACAATTCTGTTCTGGCAAAGGTACAAAACATATTACCACATCACATTATTTTCATGGTTTCTTTGCCGAAAGGCCGCATTTCCTCGGTCCATATTCCATTGTCAAAATTTTAAGCCCGGTCAATCTTGGTCAGGTACCCGGGAAAGGGAAAACTCATATGGGTTCATCTCAGTCAGATTAAACATTCCAGCGGAGGGAGGGGTTCTTATCCCCGGGGGAGGCTTCTTCAGATTTAAGAGGGGAGATTGAGCGACGGCCCCATTaacttagtagactgttctgtctggcgccattaGCTCAAGGGTAGCATCGACTATCCCTCGtgtggccccattgccaatatctatgaggaagaattggtatctgtgggttgtgtccttagacggtctttgcttgccgatatatatacgggtTCTCTTGCCCAAGAGGTTGAGGCACGCAGTTTGGGGATGGcgtgcgcagagcgaagatactggAGTACTacaccggggtcagcgtcggctACAAGCAGCAGGTTGACGTCCCGTcgattggttggcaacattcgtgtcggacgaccgctcgtggcctgtgTGCCGTCTTCTAATTGGCTGTCATCAGCACCACTCAGCAACCGCCGCGACGCACCGTGGgtacatggaactgcttgctgataaaggggagtaacattctgtaagccTCGTGATGATTTGTGGCATTGTCTACCTgacctcctaattattttctggtttgtacccgaccctcagagttttactcggtcggctctttggtcgtaaatataggccgtagtattgtactaaggcactagttgtcgtttaaaaatttgttccgcttttatattgcctttccttccgGTTTAAGCTGTtgattaatgttctaatgaatcagctcctggtcatAAATACAACCGGAACAATTGTACAAAGGcaaaggttgccgttaaacaaaacaggggtctagtggttagatttagatgttaatcgGGTCAATTCTTTGAGTGTAACTGCATTAGTTATAATATGAACaatctgttgtactaagctgtgcgttgctgTCTTTGAAAGACAAAGTCATTATTGGTCTATTTTTAACTGGATTTTTTGGTTCCacagagtgagttctcttgtaataaatgatcacaagtaatgttttaagacatttCTTGAGAGCGAACTTAAAACTAACAATAGGTTTAACttggaaaatattaacagccaacattcatcagggctttagtcaaaataagattgtcaaaagggacgggttggaACTCAGtcacaccttggttgccgattgaaatgaaaaggttgcttgCTTTCAAATAAGCCTTATAATTggtatattgtttcctaatctgtttaaccttaaaGCACAGGTGCGAATCTTAACCGCGAAACTCTCGacttacagctttcaaattaaaagttacgttttctgttttgagtaactgagtcactcttgtcatcagtggtgcttatatagttttgatgtgttgcagaagggcatttaacaaGGGAAACTGTGTCCAGCGGGGTAGTAAACACCACTGTTTCATCCGGTAACGGGCGGGGTGCAGGTCCGGTCGTGTTGCAATTATTGTAATAATATTGTTtgatgttttgatttctcttgcaaaagcttatttattttacaaattttttcatttggcaaaaaaaaaagaaaaaatcgaaaaaacaaaattattggttaTACATTATTAAATAAACAGGTTTTGTGGAAAGAAATTTACATTGGTGGGTCCTCCATTTCACGTTTTCCTTAATCTCAGTGAGTACCACGTCTCACACATACTGTGCATAGCATTAgtctttcttcttcttattattattattatatctattTCCAGGAAAAACCTGAgactgtaaaataaaatttttcaactgAGAGACTGTTTTATAACATTAATGCACAAATATGAGTTTCAGGAAGCAAGAGGCATATGAAGGAAAATTAATGAGAAGTTGGATGCCTTATTGCGACAAATATAATGAATAGGAGATCTGTCAACAAATCGAGCATTTTATCACCAGGTGAATTCAGCCCTACGAAAGGTATGTGACAAGGGTCTTACAGTTATGATTTTGATACATATTAATTCTACGGTGTGATTAGGATTACATGTAGTCTATCGACGAAAGGTTATGTAAATTTGTGTGTGTTGTCATATTCtgctgtcatgtgtgtgtgtgtgtgtgtgtgtgtgtgtgtgtgtgtgtgtgtgtgaaccattCACAGATTATTCAGCTGATATCTGACTGCGTACATCACCACAGTGAACATTAAACTAGGTTTGAACAGCCTtgtgaagtatatgtgaattttacATATATTGGGATCTTCTGTGTTGGCTGTTTAATCGCACGTTAGGATAAGCAGAAGGTATATTAGGGGTGATGGAAATAGTTAAGTTTAGTACATAAGAGGTAATAGTATATGTGTGAGAGAAGTATTTTTTTCCACTGTGTGGACGTGCACTGCAGCACGATGAATAATGGGATTGGATAGTTTCGCACAAGCACACCAATCCACCAATGACCAAATTTCATACTTCACACACAAGAAGCCATAATTTATAATTGTGGACCATAGTTGTCCTGTTCTAAATAGTTTATAATCTCTTACATGCAAGAAAATTTTACTGGATCCGGGTTGTTTctttgtatttgtaatatttattgttttctttaagttttaaaatattgtaaaagatAAAGACATGTTGTAAGTCAGTCCCTGATGGTGTGTATGAGGTATGTATAAACATGGACCCTGCATACGACTTCACGGATACAGCAGACTTAACCAGCCTGGTGCAGATGGGGAGACACTTCAGCGGCTGACCAGTGGGGACATGAGGCGACTCAACTGATGTCAGGCTGTTGTTCCCCCACtttctggctgtataacagcagcTACCACGGCAGGGCAACTCACTAGGTGCGTGGGGTTGCTTACTACATACAGTTCGGAGAAGGCATTGTCATGAGATATTTAAGGATATATGTATCAGTTTTACTGTTACAGATGGATGATACAAATTATTTGTGCAGTAGGTGGACTATGTGTGGAACGAGGAAGATGTTGTTCATACATTCATCTCAAAGGCTTTATCCTCCACCACATTGTCTCATGCGTTAATGCtactatttaaaatttaaaaaaaatgtaattattggcaACTTACGCAATCAGTAATACAGTTTTATGAaatagtgatgttaagaataatgatcTTTCGAAAGTAGTTCAGTTTCAAGACCTAAACACTACTCAACCCTTTTTTATcgcttaaaaaatttcattttactccccACGGTCTAATTACCGTCAGGTGTGTAGTGAGTTAAGAAGGAAGGGTCGCAATGGCCGAGGAGCTGCTCGTAATCCACACGTATTGGTAGTTAACGCTAAGtggcacttgaggtggtgtaaagacggacgccactagacagtggatgattggaaacgagtgatttggagacaTGGATTACGCTATAccctgtggttcaaaatggttcaaatggctctgagcactgtgggattaaacttctgaggtcatcagtcccctagaactacttaaacctaactaacctaaggacagcacacaacacccagtcatcacgaggcagagaaaatccctgattccgccgggaatcgaacccgggaacccgggcgtgggaagcgagaacgctaccgcacgaccacgagctgcggaccactgaCTACCCTAGCATGTCTCCAATCAGCCCTAGATTCTCACCACACACTGTTGATGTAGTGTCTTCCTCATTAGCCTCGTTACTCTCGTCATCTCGCCGATTCCGGTAAGAATTCGATATGgtgtgcatctgcattgaaggGATCTTTGGCCGTCATTGCCTTAATTACTTACATGTGTTGTGTCTCTGCAATTTTGGTGACCATTGTGTCTGGATTGTGTAGTGGTCATCCCATCTGCCTAATTAGCAGGAGATTAAGGGTTCGAATCCcgatgcggcacaaattttcaacgtcCCTGATTGGTATAAAGCAATGCCCACTGGCGGCTGATGTCTTCAGTTGTGCCTATTGTACTGACGTTTGCTGTGCCACAAAAAAATTCCATATGGACCCATAATGCGAGTTAAGAACTTGGTCTATCCACTGACATCTGCCTATTTTCTGCAGGTCTTGTAGTTTTcaagcagtcgtcttctgaaacagcGGGGGTGGTTACGAGTTGCCCTGTCCTGGGCAGCTGACGGCTCATTGGCGTCCTGCTACTAAACAGAACGACGCGTGACGCTCGTGAGTCGCTCTCCAGTGGACGCCGCGCCGTGGGTCGTGGCACGCTGGAGACTGCGCTGCGGCAGGCGGCTACCACGGCGGCGGCTGAGGCTGCAGTGCTTCGTGCCTGCGACCGGTAAATCTCGCGCGCCGCTCATTAAGGACGCGCCGTCATTAGCGCCGATACTGGCCGCCCCACCCCCGCCCTGCCGCCGGCCTGCTGCTGCATTATTCACGACGACGCCCGCGTGCTTCCACGCGACATCTCCTCGCTGTCTCCGAGGGTTGACGCTTTGTCCTCACAGTCATCTGCCGCCCCGAAAATAGAGCAAAATCGCCTCGAGCAGTACGAGACCAGTGCAGAAGCTAACATGATGTATCCTTCTAGCTTAGGCCGTTGTTATACGATTCgcaggacacgaaagggaagcacgcAGGTATACTGCACATGACATTCACTGAGGTGATATAAGTCATGGGGCAGAGATAAACACATATAccgatggcggtagcatcgcatacAGAAGGTATAATAGGGCAGAAAATTTGGCCAGCTGTCAAAACAAAGCAAAGTAGAAATTTCCCAGGAAATGTAATGAGTCTAATTTTAAATACCGAAAGAATCATGAGGATTTAGTTctttgtgttatatcctagccagtaatgccaaccgagcccgctgccaaaaaggttggcagcatcaaagtccggacgccgtccgcatacgcagcgccagcgatacaggaaatcgccgcaagtctgcgcgcgccaccgctggcttctggcttcttaagcgctggagtcgcgagcgctaggacagttctggattcgccgctcagttgtatactcgccaccgaattgtgtacctgctagtcagttgtgtgttcatcgcagcagagttgttgtttgtcgtcagccgacgctgaccaagccgctccgactcgaactagtcagatttctgtagaccatgttcaccactgtgttctgtatcgtcgttaataaagataagtaccgactttcatttaatccgagtgtttgggttttcatctttctgttcactgttccagcggaccggtcggcccgctattaaaagtgtggcggtgacttcgtaggccgtttctacagcgaagtgttgtcgctacgaaggccgccacaaaactggcgacgaggacttccgaactcgtgtgcagggctggttcaacttgattcttgagatagaattttgggggctggtttaatttgtgttcactatgtctgccgaattacaacagttgatcttgttacagagtcagcaaatacgaAGTCTGGTGgacgcaatcgccaaacaagcggctaatccaccaccacacaaggaacaagcacaggcagcaccgccttttcgtgcttttgaggcatcacgagaagaatggcaagaatatttcgcgcagttgcaggcgcacatgtcagtctacaaaatcacaggtaatgagcggcagctttatttaatttccactgcaggcgtggaagtctatagactactttgtaagttgttcccggaatccaagccagaagctttagactatgacgttgttgttaccaagcttgctgagtatttcgagtcgcgagttcatgtggcagcggccagattcaagttcttcagattaaagaaactgccacatcaatctaataaacagtggttaacagatttacggggcctcacccgtcagtgccgaattaattgtgtgtgtggagcttcctacagtgatgtcatgttacgagacgctattactcaaaacattgcagattctcgtattcgtgctgctatcttaaagttgcctgacccgtcattagagactgtgatgaacattattgaagcccaagatacttttgactatgctgagtgtgagttagatcagccatgtatttctcaaattgcctgtgctaagcaagttatgtcacgcccgcggccccaccggcagagtcagactgtaaacactagccggccgcgtcttgttaaacacattcgtcagccgcgtgtgcaacatgatagagttaagtcttgccctaagtgtgttcttgctcaacctcgtgaacgttgcccgttaagaaacgcggtttgtcacttttgtcaaaggaaaggacacatccagactgtttgtttgcgtaaacgcaagaacaattctagtgctgcccagcccacggatattcatgttcttcaaagccagcccgcccagaaggtcgcgtttaaagactcttccacggttcgtgtgggtaataaacttgttcgcaataagccacccacccggccctctgctatgcggcccgagcgtaattcaaacgctgtaaaaagtaatgtacagactgcaagtgaagcgggagttgttgttccacccgcccaacccacgagttgtcgtaagcagcgaacacgcgctaaacgcgctgattttgtgtcttccgcctccactgcaccgatccagagacagtgtattAAACtgtttgtgaagctacgcatccaggataagaccttcaattttcaattagacactggtgcgtctgtgactctcataaatagtgctacgtatgctgctatcggccgccctaaactttcagcgggaaaacattctttggctacttatagtggcgaacacattcctgtgttaggtgtatgtagcgtgccagccacattccggggcaacacaaaaatagtttcattcacagtgctccgcgctacagacagtgtaaacattttcggattaaactgttttgacttgtttggcctgtctatccaagacaatgtgttgcaccttaattctgttgttgttcctcaagacagcataaccgatttgtgtaaccgatacagtgacatatttacagacgaactcggttgtgctgcgaactttgccgctcatattacgttaaaagataatgctcagcctcgattttttcgtgctcgtccagtgcctcacgccctccgggcacctgtagaagatgaacttcgtcgttggcaaaacaacggtgttattcaacccgtttcagcgagccagtgggcttctcccttagttattataaagaaaccgtctggcaagttacgtttgtgtgctgattttaagtcgacagttaatcctcagactgtcattgattcttttcctttacctagaccggacgagctgatggataagttaggggaagctcgtttcttttccaaaattgatctccgtgaagcatatttgcaattgcccctcgacgagcaatcacaacagtattttgtcataaacacgtcgttggggttgttccgtattctgcgtttgccttttggttgtgcgtcagctccagctgtttttcagtgttttttgtcccaacttttggctaatgtgccatcgtgttgcaactatttagacgatattgttgtgtccggtcggacgcctgttgaacatttccgtaatttggagtgtttgtttacagtgttgtctcaggcaggcctacgttgcaacatcggtaaatgttcatttttccttacggagttggagtatctgggacatgttattaatgctcaaggcattcatccctcccagtcacatttagcagctattcgtgatttgcccgcccctcgcaatctgcatgaattgcaagcagttcttggcaaattgacatattatattaggtttatacctaatgcatcacagattgctgcaccgttgcatcgtctccgccgtaagaatgttccgtttgtgtggtcagctgattgccaatcagccgttcagcagcttaaagaggctttattgaatgatcgttgtctggtccattacgaccctaacaagcctctggtgttagcttgtgatgcctcttctttcggcctcggtgctgtgttgtctcaccgagtcggtaacaccgaacgtcctattgcgttcgcctctaaattgctaaacaaagctcagtgtaattatagccaattggacaaggaagcgttggctattgtgttcggtgtcacaaaattccatcactacctctatggtagaccattctatttagtaacagatcacaagcccctaacgtcactgtttcatccgtttaaaccagttcctcagcggacagctcagagactacaacgttgggctcttttgttatcacaataccagtatgagatactgtatcgccctacagctcagcatgcaaacgctgacgcgctttctagattgccgattgctgcggatgatgtcttcgattcctctgacgactcttgccatcagattgacgccgatgagcatcaatccctccgggattttccgattgattatcgtcaggtggcacgtgagacagctacggatcctcatctgagtttactattgcgttttgttcaacgtggttggccgtccaaggcaaaggacatatcggatcctgtggttcgtcgctattatccgcaacgtcatctgttgtctgtttcgcacggagttttgctgttacgcaccgagaatgaccagcttcgtgtagtggttccccaagtgctccaagccaaggtcctcgacttgttgcatcaaggtcattggggagtggtccgcaccaagcagcttgcccgccgtcattgtacatggatcggcattgataagcagattacgcagatgtctacagattgttcgacgtgtgccgaacaccaagatgctccgcctcaacgctattttgagtgggcacgccctgccggtccctggcagcgagtacatattgatttcgctggtccatattggaattctcgttggctcatcgtgatagatgcatttagtaattttccgtttgttgtgcccatgcagtctacaacgtctgcacaaactatccaggcgttgacttcaattttttgtattgagggtcttccagaagttttagtgtctgacaatggtccacaatttacctctgctgaatttgaaagtttttgttctgccaatggcattcgccatgttcttactccgccgttccaccctcaatcgaatggtgcagcggaacgttttgtacgtacattcaaggatcatatggaccgccttcgtgctacgcactctcgtcagcaggccctcatcacgttcctgtcgtcgtaccggaccacgccacgcgacggcccttcgcctgcggagcttctccacggccgtcgtcatcgcaccctactacggttgttgcaccccccggatcgacccgccgcttctgagcatcgcacgcgttttcagcgcaacgacgccgttgttttcagagtttatcacggtcaccgtcgttgggaacgtggtaccgtgacaagtgtccagggtcgcggtttttatactgttcaaggtgctactggggtgcacaggaggcatcagaaccagttgcgccgcgctggccgcccggattctgccgctcgttctttgtccacagatttggtccgcggcgggttccagccgcgccttccgacttcgctgccgcccccagggcagcagcagcagccgtcgccgctacgacagcccgtcccgttgatgcctcccgcgcagcttcatacgggagcgccccgggtggtcgctccggcgcctgcggtccctcttcaatcgccaccgccttcggagctgatggacgtcgacccctcagccgggccgccttcccaagcggtggctgtgcagcctgtactgcagccgctttccttgggcacccccaaggagtctgacaccgcagcgccttgtccggcgcccactcagcagccgtcgacgcagcgtcaggagacgctgcctctcttcgtgggtcccgacgccccgtcgcgtccggtaccagaagctgcgcccgtggtcacaggcgtgcaccctgacctcggttttcagtcggtgtttcccgaggccccgcgcagccaatgctggggtgcggaacggggactgccaccgacaacagtctccgccccggtctcttctgctacgtctgcggtcagacccctcccccgccgtcgacgctcgccacgtcattattcaacgacggtgcggcgatttgggggggggggggaggagtgttatatcctagccagtaatgccaaccgagcccgctgccaaaaaggttggcagcatcaaagtccggacgccgtccgcatacgcagcgccagcgatacaggaaatcgccgcaagtctgcgcgcgccaccgctggcttctggcttcttaagcgctggagtcgcgagcgctaggacagttctggattcgccgctcagttgtattctcgccaccgaattgtgtacttgctactcagttgtgtgttcatcgcagcagagttgttgtttgtcgtcagccgacgctgacctagccgctccgactcgaactagacagatttctgtagaccatgttcaccactgtgttctgtatcgtcgttaataaagataactaccgactttcatttaatccgagtgtttgggttttcatctttctgttcactgttccagcggaccggtcggcccgctattaaaagtgtagcggtgacttcgtaggccgtttctacagcgaagtgttgtcgctacaaaGGCCGCCACAAAACTTTGCAACTTGTTCATACTGCTGACGGCATTCCGCAGCAAGAGCAAGCAGTGATATTTTACCCGAGACCTTTGTAAGGGTGACGGTCAGCCGCTACCCTGAGCTAATGGTTAGCAAATCTTGACAGATATCTTGTGTCGTTGTCTGCCTTGTCATTAGACCAAGGTACCTCTTTGTGTGGCTTTCAAAACGCTATAACCTCGTTTGTTAGTACTGTCAGTTCCCCCTTACTTTTGAattacattttccaaaaaatggttcaaatggctgtgagtacaatggggcttaccttctgaggtcatcagtcccctagaacttagaaccacttaagcctaactaacttaaggacatcacacacatccatgcccgaggcaggatttgaacctgcgaccgtagcggtcgcgcggttccaggctgtagcgcctaaaaccgctcggccaccctggtcagTTACATGTTCCAGGAGGACGAAATTACTAGTCACAAATTTCCTTGCATCCTCTCTGATTTCATAGTGAGGGTTCATGAATCCTCCAACAACTTGCTCACTTATGTTTGGAAATACTCCTCTCAGTCTTCCTCACTGGCTAGTGTCCGGATGGATTCTGTATTCCAAACATCCCGTGCGGCcatttagttttatatttttcGTAGTTTCCCTAAACAGCTTGTGGGAAACGCAGGGTAGGATATTTGATAAGGACACGGCCTCTTACCTACCAACACTTCCCCAATCCGAGCCTGTCCCCCTTCTCTATTGACCTCGGTGTCTGCGGGAATGTAAAAGCTAATATTCCTTGCACCCAGACTCGGGCAGCGGTATTCATGTAAGGAAAATCGATTCCTTTTGCTGCCTCTAAGGATGACAGAATGTATGTGACGGACGTTCTGGACGACAAAAGCTGGTGTATAGGCCTCAACAAGAAGGAAAAATCCGAATTTTTTCCAGCTATCCGATCTCTCCAGAACCAAATTACTGTCGCCTACTAGGTCTTAATAAACTATTCCAACGACCACATCTGTTCTGTCACAAGGTAAATTTCATCTTCGTAGACTTTAGAAGACACTCGGTAACTTACCACAAAGTCGACTAATACTGATCCATTGATTACAGGCAGTATCGTCTCAAATATGCGATTAGTTCGAAGAATTTTCGGCCGACATAACGCTGTACGTTATACTGGACGGTTATTGTTTAACAGAACGAATAATGTGACGTATACACCAAGGACACAAACTAGGACCATTAATATTATCAGTATATGTAAATTTTTATGAAATAGGGTCTGTAACACTATTAGGCTGTTAATTGCCTTCCGCGCAATAAGCACCGCAGAAATCCGAAGGGTATTGATTCTAACAAACTGAACAGGAAGCACATTCAGTGAATTCAGGAAAAATGGTAATGATTAATTTTGAAGAAGATACTGGGACGTAGGGGTGAGTGAAGAACATTGAGCAAATTACCCAAAATGCGTAGCGAAAGAGTGCATCGCACCAATATTAGCCACACACTGTCCGAATCCATTACCGTATGCAGCGAAAGGTATATTTCTGTATGTGTTCGGCCATAAGTTCCTTTATATATTGTGATCCTTACAAAAATTGTTGTACGGTCTACACGAAAGTAGTTCTTCTCAGCCCAATCGACAGCTTCGCTAGAACTACATTATCTTTCTTCGAAAATAATCATGTTTTAGTTTCGTTAAAACTCTGGTACACTTTCGTAATAGGAACCTCATACTGTACCAGCAGCACCTGTTCGAACTTCGACAGCGCTTATTGCCAAGGCTGCTTGATAAGGACTTCTAATACTGGAAAAGTAGTCTAGATAAGGCCTCATTAGAGTCATACTTTCCCACAAGCTTAAGAACAAACTACATCGTCAATTAAACTTATGTACTACCATTTTCGTGTGCTTGTTCGATTCATACCGCGTTCTAgtatttataacataaaaataaactcTTCCCATATTCTCTTTTCGTTTTGGTCTTCTTGTAACAGGCTTCAATATACaatagcactgaacaataagttgtactttaaataatactggctacagaaatatttaaatagTCTCTGTTTATTGTAATAAATCTCTTCAAATCCTTGCGTACTGCTAATTTTATCGTCCGCTCGATACG
This Schistocerca nitens isolate TAMUIC-IGC-003100 chromosome 1, iqSchNite1.1, whole genome shotgun sequence DNA region includes the following protein-coding sequences:
- the LOC126204912 gene encoding uncharacterized protein LOC126204912, producing the protein MSDVPAARWLRRRRRRLVNERPANERPAAAAAAAVVTAQASSPSRRPLLPGYCASFTYVAESGSQMQRGMTPEIPLLKRRVTLVSRSPVDAAPWVVARWRLRCGRRLPRRRLRLQCFVPATGKSRAPLIKDAPSLAPILAAPPPPCRRPAAALFTTTPACFHATSPRYLVRGGFQPRLPTSLPPPGQQQQPSPLRQPVPLMPPAQLHTGAPRVVAPAPAVPLQSPPPSELMDVDPSAGPPSQAVAVQPVLQPLSLGTPKESDTAAPCPAPTQQPSTQRQETLPLFVGPDAPSRPVPEAAPVVTGVHPDLGFQSVFPEAPRSQCWGAERGLPPTTVSAPVSSATSAAGVISSVTSGSEKGAVWRVGERAVADLIPGAGGRATRRDKQEEAEARPAARLMAAIRIVSAVRRAAARRATHSPNNCRRPTTRASAPRGRLHLPAAGPRSANPSHRRAEAPPYARLRQHLLVSTPDKNMLIPR